A region of the Bos mutus isolate GX-2022 chromosome 18, NWIPB_WYAK_1.1, whole genome shotgun sequence genome:
TCAAGGCACAAACACTATTCTTGCTAGACCAATGTGTTTCctcattcaaggaaaaaaatgagaggtGGATGAAAAGACTCACTTTACTCTAGTAGTTGATTGCACTCTTGCCCTAGCAAGCTTATGAAAAGTACTGAAATGTAACAGGGAATACCCTTTTCTCCCTAcattactatttttattgtttttttaacatttagagcGACAAAACTCAGACTCAGCGGGTGGGGTGCACCTTGAGCAGCTCTGGAGCACCACCCTGGCCTTCGGTAGGGTGCAGGAGGGATGGCTTGTAGGACACACTCCAGGACGAGCTAACAGGTGTGATTCTACAGCCCAGCGTTTCCATAGTTGGGGTGACTTACTGTCACTTAGACTGAAAGGATCACTATTTACACTAAGTGCTTGCTGCTACTACTTTAAGCAATAATTGTACAGCAACATGTCTTGTGAGCAAAGTACTATACACTTACGTTCCTACCAGTAACAGTTCACGTAGAGGGATGGCATTGGCTATAAGCAAATTGTCTCAGAAGCTAAAGACAACAGTAGTTTTCCTTTGTGTCTTCAAATTAGGGAAGAGTAAGATGTCAAAGCAGGCGAAGCTGTTGCTGTTTAAATCTGACGGAGCAGCGTCAGACTTCTTTACACGTTATCAGGGAATAGGACTCTCTTAACAAGCACTGGTAAGAGTATTTTAGGTGCAATTTAAGTCAGTCATGCTTTGATGAACATGTTTTGAAGATCTGAGGTTTGCACCCTAAGTCCTGATGAGCTTGGCTTCAGCTAAATGGCAAGATGGGTTTTAAAGgtgtgaaatacatttttttttaaaaaagggaagacTACACTGAAAGGGCAAATGTCGGCAACACAAAAACAATCATGTTCAGATCAACATCTTACACTTTATAATACACTCACAAATTTTTACACAAGTTTCATGTTTACaagtacaaaaaggcaaagaacCTCAAAGAATCGAAGTAACTGTATCGTCAACTACATTCAATAGAGTTAATACTGTTGTCCCTGTTCTTCATCTTCTAAATCCAGAAGGGAACTGTGAATCCATCCCCCATGTGGACTCCGCTTTCAGAAGTTGGAGACTGGGTGTAGTTCTGCACACGTTTGGGTTTCAACAGAGCTGAACTGAGATTCCATCGTGTTCCAGGCCAGATCGGCCAGAAGAAAGTCATCCATTGCTGTCTGAGTTTCATTGCTGGTGAAGAATAAGCTCCCCAAAGTTTCAAAGccagagttcatggtctgtgttTCGGCACTGTTCAACTGAACTTTGCTTTCCAGGGCAGGCAGGTTTTTAGCAGTGGAGATTCCGTCAGTCTGGGTCTCTGTGTCAGATGAATCAGTACTCATGGAAAAGCTGGAGTGTTTCAGGATACTTCCCAGTGGCAGACGAGGGCTACTGTCTAAAAAGAAGTTCAGGTCTGTCTGTGTCTGCGTGTCAAACATCTCAAGGCCTAAGAAGCTCGAATTCCCCCTACAACTGTAGGCCTGGGCAGAAGGGTCTGCAAGGAAGAAGTCAGTTTGGGTTTCTATGTCCAGTGACTCCAAGACTGGCTCAGTGGTCATGGTGCTAAGTTCACTCTCCTCGGTTTGTGTCTGTATATTTGAGGCTGAAAAGAACTCTTCGATATCAAAATCAATTGCAGGATTCTGGGTTGGGCCAGATGGGAGCTGGGTGTCAGGTCCAGTATTTGTGTCAGACAAAAGACTACGATTGTCCAGCGTCTGACCAGGTAGGTTACTTGACAAGATGTTTTCTAGATCACTTAGTAAATCCATGGTTTGGGTCTGATTATCTGTCATGTTCTGTGACGAAAGCATACTGTTTGGTGCACTGAAGTTTATTATTGGTGTGGATTTCTCAATATCTTGAGTTAAAGTTTTAGCGTGGTTCTGAGGTAACAAGTCATGAGTTACAGACTCTGCTACTAAGCTGCTGCTTATAATATTGTCTGTGGACACACCATATGATGAATGGACACTTTCAAAAATGTCTCCACACATTACAGCTTGGTCCATCTGTACTCGGTCATCTGCTGGACTTTGCATTCCGCTGGTCTGAGTTTCTCTGGAGATCCCACCTGGCTGGAAACTGGCATCTATAAATGCATCAGTTTGAGCAGCGATGGATGAGGTTACCTTAGAACTGGGCAAAAAAGTCTGAGTTTGAACACTAATGGGAAGGGAAACCTGGGAACCAAATGTCAAATCAGTTTGCGAACAGGATGACACAGAGGAGTCAGGGCTGGCCCACTGTGCAGTCGGCATGAACTGCGGTGTGGTGTAGGACAGGTCTGTCTGCACATTGATGGAAGAAATGCTGTTCTTCTGACATGTGTTCCCGAGTTCTTGTAACGGGCTAAATGGACTTTTACCCAAGTTCACTTGAATACCTGTGCTAATTGGCTCAACAGCAACAGGATTTACAACTTCTGAAAGAGGGAGGCTCTCCTTGAGAGAGCAGGCTTCCGAATCCAGGCTGAGGATCAGGGTTCCAATGGACAAGGGCAGTAAGTG
Encoded here:
- the ATMIN gene encoding ATM interactor isoform X2 is translated as MLLSPHHNPESESEVSQSCLTLCDPVDCSPPGSSVHGILQDGIVNPTVRKDLKTVPKFYCCPIEGCPRGPDRPFSQFSLVKQHFMKMHAEKKHKCSKCSNSYGTEWDLKRHAEDCGKTFQCTCGCPYASRTALQSHIYRTGHEIPAEHRDPPSKKRKMEGCLHSQKLSRKTVESLSKQPIPRPDAPQLETSEIKLVASFEDSCSSNAKQQTLPAAPRYPQKLLLPKPKVALVKLPVMQFSPVPVFVPTADSSAQPVVLGVDHQGSAPGAVHLLPLSIGTLILSLDSEACSLKESLPLSEVVNPVAVEPISTGIQVNLGKSPFSPLQELGNTCQKNSISSINVQTDLSYTTPQFMPTAQWASPDSSVSSCSQTDLTFGSQVSLPISVQTQTFLPSSKVTSSIAAQTDAFIDASFQPGGISRETQTSGMQSPADDRVQMDQAVMCGDIFESVHSSYGVSTDNIISSSLVAESVTHDLLPQNHAKTLTQDIEKSTPIINFSAPNSMLSSQNMTDNQTQTMDLLSDLENILSSNLPGQTLDNRSLLSDTNTGPDTQLPSGPTQNPAIDFDIEEFFSASNIQTQTEESELSTMTTEPVLESLDIETQTDFFLADPSAQAYSCRGNSSFLGLEMFDTQTQTDLNFFLDSSPRLPLGSILKHSSFSMSTDSSDTETQTDGISTAKNLPALESKVQLNSAETQTMNSGFETLGSLFFTSNETQTAMDDFLLADLAWNTMESQFSSVETQTCAELHPVSNF
- the ATMIN gene encoding ATM interactor isoform X1 encodes the protein MAASEAAAADPAALASGAPAVPAAARGAAAASGPWVPPGRLRGSRPRPPPARQQPAGSAPPARELIQPSVSELSRAVRTNILCTVRGCGKILPNSPALNMHLVKSHRLQDGIVNPTVRKDLKTVPKFYCCPIEGCPRGPDRPFSQFSLVKQHFMKMHAEKKHKCSKCSNSYGTEWDLKRHAEDCGKTFQCTCGCPYASRTALQSHIYRTGHEIPAEHRDPPSKKRKMEGCLHSQKLSRKTVESLSKQPIPRPDAPQLETSEIKLVASFEDSCSSNAKQQTLPAAPRYPQKLLLPKPKVALVKLPVMQFSPVPVFVPTADSSAQPVVLGVDHQGSAPGAVHLLPLSIGTLILSLDSEACSLKESLPLSEVVNPVAVEPISTGIQVNLGKSPFSPLQELGNTCQKNSISSINVQTDLSYTTPQFMPTAQWASPDSSVSSCSQTDLTFGSQVSLPISVQTQTFLPSSKVTSSIAAQTDAFIDASFQPGGISRETQTSGMQSPADDRVQMDQAVMCGDIFESVHSSYGVSTDNIISSSLVAESVTHDLLPQNHAKTLTQDIEKSTPIINFSAPNSMLSSQNMTDNQTQTMDLLSDLENILSSNLPGQTLDNRSLLSDTNTGPDTQLPSGPTQNPAIDFDIEEFFSASNIQTQTEESELSTMTTEPVLESLDIETQTDFFLADPSAQAYSCRGNSSFLGLEMFDTQTQTDLNFFLDSSPRLPLGSILKHSSFSMSTDSSDTETQTDGISTAKNLPALESKVQLNSAETQTMNSGFETLGSLFFTSNETQTAMDDFLLADLAWNTMESQFSSVETQTCAELHPVSNF